One Pseudonocardia sediminis DNA window includes the following coding sequences:
- a CDS encoding S41 family peptidase, whose protein sequence is MAHLRFPHLHGDTLVFTAEDDVWTAPLSGGRAYRLTADAVPVSTPRISPDGTRVAWASRRDGARETYVADVDGGGLRRLTYWGDPAGACAGWTPGGEVVALTSNEDATTRRWAYAVPATGGAPRRLPYGPLAALALDAGSGAVAILTHGAREAAWWKRYRGGTAGKIWLDADGSGEFARIGADLDGQLEWPMFVTSEGETRLAFLSDHEGWGNLYSLALDGTGLRRHSDHGSGDHGSDGAPAFYARHASTDGRRVVYESAGQLWIVDSLAAGASPRRLDVTLGGPRSAREPFRATIARDLGGVYPDKAGRTSIATVRGTVHRLTHRDGPARTLLAEPGVRARMAHPLGEDRAVWVDDAEGADAVCVAPLDVRAEGAAPLRRYGAGEIGRVLELTAAPDGSAVALATHDGRLLLLDLGPSAPSDESDAAPAPGDRVPGTLRELARGGAGEVADLSWSPDSTWLAFCDPPEPGLSRIVLAKVSDGELVEVTPARFHDSDPVFTSDGKYLAFLSRRVFDPSYDHHAFDLAFQTGWKPFLVPLAARTPSPFGASPDGRPVTPGEEGPDDPPAPSRRNGARSEESLTDAERADAEAADEVDAEEKPRKKDKKAPPEVVVDAEGLPDRVVGIPVEAGRYHGMTAGKGCLLWLHHPASGVLGDSRADDDAEHERPWLERYDLAKRTLTTIADPGGPFAVSGDGTRVVLRDRAKLRVLRTDRSGPSAPSEDDNGGSDEFDIDTARLVVTVDPTAEWRQMFDEVVRLMRDHFWTEDMAGVDWEAEAARYRPLVDELGSHDDLVDLLWELHGELGTSHAYVMPTRFTGDATGRPGLLGADLEPDPGSGSESGGWRVRRVLPPESSAPAARSPLSGPGVDVRAGDVILEVGGEPVDPAWGPAPLLLSRAERLVELTVRSGPGREDAGEVRRVVVRPLRSEEELRYQDLVAGRRAEVLERSGGRLGYLHVPDMMAPGWAQLHRDLARETARDGLILDVRGNRGGHTSQLVVEKLARTVIGWDLPRHRTPSTYPEDAPRGPVVALADELSGSDGDIVTAAIKRLGIGPVIGVRTWGGVIGIDGRYGLVDGTRVTQPRYATWFDDSGWGMENHGVDPDEEVVITPQDWVAGRDPQLDRAVEVALQRLEQNPPARPPDVSTRPSRRRPDLPPRPA, encoded by the coding sequence ATGGCCCACCTGCGCTTCCCGCACCTGCACGGCGACACCCTGGTCTTCACGGCCGAGGACGACGTGTGGACGGCGCCGCTGAGCGGCGGCCGGGCGTACCGGCTCACCGCGGACGCGGTGCCCGTGTCCACGCCGCGGATCTCCCCGGACGGCACCCGGGTGGCCTGGGCGTCGCGGCGGGACGGGGCCCGCGAGACCTACGTCGCCGACGTCGACGGGGGCGGGCTCCGGCGGCTGACCTACTGGGGCGACCCGGCGGGCGCCTGCGCCGGGTGGACCCCCGGCGGCGAGGTCGTGGCGCTGACCAGCAACGAGGACGCGACCACGCGGCGCTGGGCCTACGCGGTCCCGGCCACCGGTGGCGCCCCGCGCCGGCTGCCGTACGGGCCGCTGGCCGCGCTCGCGCTCGACGCCGGCAGCGGGGCCGTCGCGATCCTGACGCACGGCGCGCGCGAGGCGGCCTGGTGGAAGCGCTACCGCGGAGGCACCGCCGGGAAGATCTGGCTCGACGCGGACGGGTCCGGCGAGTTCGCGCGGATCGGCGCGGATCTCGACGGGCAGCTCGAATGGCCGATGTTCGTCACGTCGGAGGGGGAGACGCGGCTGGCGTTCCTGTCCGACCACGAGGGCTGGGGCAACCTCTACTCCCTGGCCCTGGACGGCACCGGACTGCGCCGCCACAGTGACCACGGTTCCGGGGACCACGGCTCCGACGGGGCCCCCGCCTTCTACGCCCGGCACGCCTCGACCGACGGGCGGCGGGTGGTCTACGAGTCCGCCGGGCAGCTCTGGATCGTCGACTCGCTCGCCGCCGGTGCGTCCCCACGACGGCTCGACGTCACGCTCGGCGGGCCGCGCTCGGCACGTGAGCCGTTCCGGGCGACGATCGCCCGCGACCTGGGCGGGGTGTACCCGGACAAGGCGGGCCGCACGAGCATCGCGACCGTCCGTGGCACCGTGCACCGGCTCACCCACCGCGACGGCCCGGCGCGGACGCTGCTCGCCGAACCGGGCGTCCGGGCCCGGATGGCGCACCCGCTGGGCGAGGACCGCGCCGTCTGGGTCGACGACGCCGAGGGCGCCGACGCGGTGTGCGTCGCCCCGCTCGACGTCCGCGCCGAGGGGGCCGCTCCGCTGCGCCGCTACGGGGCCGGCGAGATCGGGCGGGTGCTGGAGCTGACCGCGGCACCGGACGGGTCGGCCGTCGCCCTGGCGACGCACGACGGGCGGCTGCTGCTGCTCGACCTCGGCCCTTCTGCCCCCTCCGACGAGTCCGACGCTGCCCCGGCCCCCGGGGATCGCGTGCCGGGGACTCTGCGCGAGCTGGCACGTGGCGGGGCCGGTGAGGTGGCCGACCTGAGCTGGTCGCCGGACAGCACGTGGCTCGCGTTCTGCGACCCGCCCGAGCCGGGCCTGTCCCGGATCGTGCTGGCCAAGGTGTCCGACGGAGAGCTGGTCGAGGTCACCCCGGCCCGCTTCCACGACAGCGACCCGGTGTTCACCTCCGACGGCAAGTACCTGGCGTTCCTGTCCCGGCGGGTGTTCGACCCCAGCTACGACCACCACGCGTTCGACCTGGCGTTCCAGACCGGGTGGAAGCCGTTCCTGGTCCCGCTGGCCGCGCGCACGCCGTCGCCGTTCGGGGCCAGCCCGGACGGGCGCCCGGTGACGCCGGGGGAGGAGGGCCCGGACGACCCGCCCGCCCCGTCGCGGCGCAACGGGGCCCGCAGCGAGGAGTCCTTGACCGACGCCGAGCGGGCCGACGCGGAGGCGGCGGATGAGGTCGACGCCGAGGAGAAGCCCAGGAAGAAGGACAAGAAGGCGCCGCCGGAGGTGGTCGTCGACGCCGAGGGCCTGCCCGACCGCGTCGTCGGCATCCCGGTGGAGGCCGGCCGCTACCACGGCATGACGGCGGGAAAGGGCTGCCTGCTCTGGCTGCACCACCCCGCATCCGGCGTGCTCGGCGACAGCCGCGCCGACGACGACGCCGAGCACGAACGTCCCTGGCTGGAGCGTTACGACCTGGCCAAGCGCACGCTCACCACGATCGCCGACCCCGGTGGCCCGTTCGCGGTCAGCGGCGACGGCACCCGCGTCGTGCTCCGGGACCGGGCCAAGCTGCGCGTGCTGCGCACCGACCGGTCGGGCCCCTCGGCGCCGTCGGAGGACGACAACGGCGGCTCCGACGAGTTCGACATCGACACCGCGCGGCTCGTCGTCACCGTCGACCCGACCGCCGAGTGGCGGCAGATGTTCGACGAGGTCGTGCGCCTGATGCGCGACCACTTCTGGACCGAGGACATGGCCGGTGTCGACTGGGAGGCCGAGGCGGCCCGCTACCGCCCGCTCGTCGACGAGCTGGGCAGCCACGACGACCTGGTGGACCTGCTCTGGGAGCTGCACGGCGAGCTCGGCACCTCGCACGCCTACGTGATGCCGACCCGGTTCACCGGTGACGCGACCGGCCGTCCGGGCCTGCTCGGCGCCGACCTCGAACCCGACCCCGGGTCCGGCTCCGAGTCCGGTGGCTGGCGGGTGCGCCGTGTCCTGCCGCCCGAGTCGTCGGCCCCGGCTGCCCGCAGCCCGCTGTCCGGTCCCGGCGTCGACGTCCGGGCCGGGGACGTGATCCTCGAGGTCGGTGGCGAGCCGGTCGACCCGGCGTGGGGCCCCGCGCCGCTGCTGCTCTCCCGCGCCGAGCGGCTGGTCGAGCTGACCGTGCGGTCCGGGCCCGGCCGTGAGGACGCGGGCGAGGTGCGCCGCGTCGTCGTCCGCCCGCTGCGCTCGGAGGAGGAGCTGCGCTACCAGGACCTGGTCGCCGGCCGCCGCGCCGAGGTGCTGGAGCGGTCCGGCGGCCGGCTGGGCTACCTGCACGTGCCGGACATGATGGCGCCCGGCTGGGCTCAGCTGCACCGCGACCTGGCCCGCGAGACCGCCCGCGACGGGCTGATCCTCGACGTCCGCGGCAACCGCGGCGGGCACACCTCGCAGCTGGTCGTGGAGAAGCTCGCCCGCACCGTGATCGGCTGGGACCTGCCGCGCCACCGCACCCCGAGCACCTACCCGGAGGACGCACCGCGGGGCCCGGTCGTCGCGCTGGCCGACGAGCTGTCCGGCTCCGACGGCGACATCGTCACCGCCGCGATCAAGCGTCTCGGGATCGGTCCGGTGATCGGCGTCCGCACCTGGGGCGGGGTGATCGGCATCGACGGCCGGTACGGGCTCGTCGACGGCACGCGCGTCACCCAGCCCCGCTACGCCACCTGGTTCGACGACTCCGGCTGGGGCATGGAGAACCACGGCGTCGACCCCGACGAGGAGGTCGTGATCACCCCACAGGACTGGGTCGCCGGCCGTGACCCCCAGCTCGACCGCGCCGTCGAGGTCGCCCTGCAACGTCTGGAGCAGAACCCTCCGGCCCGCCCGCCGGACGTCTCCACCCGCCCGTCCCGCCGCCGCCCCGACCTTCCGCCCCGCCCGGCCTGA
- a CDS encoding DUF3047 domain-containing protein yields MTHGAGPESVHVSLPGDRPPWTPTGLRVRAGDRVTLLGSGFVRWSPRHDVGAGTKYHLWGRVPGGEIFGCTADTTTAVVDTDGELELCVYLGAWADRSGTLATGDAPYARVSGGLEVTVLRWPDGVDPADGLAGLGPDDAAPALVAAERERLAHPIRRPEGWEYLLDFGPGDIYRATELDGAPAIEVVCDDDAGILRTPVDVALGPDTVLEWTWRVDALPSAVAEDTTFTHDYLSIAVEFDSGRDLTWFWSAGCEPVTGTFACPIRGWRDRETHMPLRSGTDGLGVVHRERRHVHADHERFMGPAPERIVRVWLIAVSHFGRGTGRAVFSDIVLTDGDTRVRVL; encoded by the coding sequence ATGACGCACGGTGCGGGTCCGGAGTCGGTGCACGTGTCGTTGCCGGGGGACCGTCCGCCGTGGACGCCGACCGGGTTGCGGGTGCGCGCGGGGGACCGGGTGACGCTGCTCGGGTCCGGGTTCGTGCGCTGGTCACCGCGCCACGACGTCGGCGCGGGGACGAAGTACCACCTCTGGGGGCGGGTTCCCGGCGGCGAGATCTTCGGGTGCACCGCGGACACGACCACGGCGGTCGTCGACACCGACGGTGAGCTGGAACTGTGCGTCTACCTCGGTGCGTGGGCGGACCGGTCGGGGACGCTCGCGACCGGGGACGCGCCGTACGCCCGGGTGTCCGGCGGGCTCGAGGTCACGGTCCTGCGCTGGCCCGACGGCGTCGACCCGGCCGACGGGCTGGCGGGGCTCGGTCCGGACGACGCCGCCCCCGCGCTGGTCGCCGCCGAACGGGAGCGGCTCGCGCATCCGATCCGGAGGCCGGAGGGGTGGGAGTACCTGCTCGACTTCGGCCCCGGCGACATCTACCGCGCGACCGAGCTGGACGGTGCTCCGGCGATCGAGGTCGTCTGCGACGACGACGCCGGCATCCTGCGCACCCCGGTCGACGTCGCGCTCGGCCCGGACACGGTCCTCGAGTGGACCTGGCGGGTGGACGCGCTGCCGTCGGCCGTCGCCGAGGACACGACGTTCACCCACGACTACCTCTCGATCGCGGTGGAGTTCGACTCCGGGCGCGACCTCACGTGGTTCTGGAGCGCCGGGTGCGAGCCGGTGACCGGCACGTTCGCCTGCCCGATCCGCGGGTGGCGGGACCGCGAGACGCACATGCCGTTGCGCAGCGGCACCGACGGTCTCGGCGTCGTGCACCGCGAACGCCGTCACGTGCACGCCGACCACGAGCGGTTCATGGGGCCCGCGCCGGAGCGGATCGTGCGCGTCTGGCTGATCGCGGTCAGCCACTTCGGACGCGGGACGGGGCGGGCCGTGTTCTCCGACATCGTCCTGACCGACGGGGACACGCGCGTCCGCGTGCTCTGA
- a CDS encoding class I adenylate-forming enzyme family protein — protein MFTGIITRNVFQQARGDAAQAPAISLETDRTWTYAELAEQTNRYANGLLARGVAPGDRVGMLLTNSLEYWAVYLAITRIGAIAVRLNWRLTADELRYALTDSGTSLLCLHGRFAETIAPVLAQTPVRESVLFVLDPETDAGTLDGAHPQEILSGGDPGEPPVADPVETDPCMIMYTSGTTGYPKGALWTHGQTVWFGAIQALYWRYDERSTHLGTTPMFHVSGFEDCVLPVLLSGGHVVHMRSTGLTVDRIVEVLRHHRCTDVFLLPATIYQWMSWSELDRIDVPDLRRVVTGGSPILGWAVDRIRGRFPQVRMEQVYGLTEGGAMSTAMDPERLDEHRTSVGRPLPLTEIKIVDPATLEALPPESDGELWTRSPSVCGVYWEKPEATAETFVDGWCRTGDLARITADGFIYIIGRTKDMILSGGENIYPAEIENVLADHPDIQESAVIGVPDPKWDETPCAAVVLSPGASLTEDDVIAYCRERIAGYKRPRYVVFVDELPRNASGKILKRSLRDEYAHLGSPPTG, from the coding sequence GTGTTCACCGGAATCATCACCCGCAACGTGTTCCAGCAGGCCCGCGGCGACGCCGCGCAGGCCCCGGCGATCTCCCTGGAGACCGACCGCACCTGGACCTACGCCGAGCTCGCCGAGCAGACGAACCGCTACGCCAACGGCCTGCTGGCCCGCGGCGTCGCGCCCGGCGACCGGGTCGGGATGTTGCTGACCAACAGCCTGGAGTACTGGGCGGTCTACCTCGCGATCACCCGGATCGGCGCGATCGCGGTCCGTCTGAACTGGCGCCTGACCGCCGACGAGCTGCGCTACGCCCTCACCGACTCCGGCACCTCGCTGCTGTGCCTGCACGGCCGGTTCGCCGAGACGATCGCCCCGGTGCTGGCGCAGACGCCGGTGCGCGAGTCGGTGCTGTTCGTGCTGGACCCGGAGACCGACGCCGGGACGCTCGACGGCGCGCACCCGCAGGAGATCCTCTCCGGCGGCGACCCGGGCGAGCCGCCGGTCGCCGACCCGGTCGAGACCGACCCCTGCATGATCATGTACACCTCGGGCACCACCGGATACCCCAAGGGTGCACTGTGGACGCACGGACAGACCGTGTGGTTCGGCGCGATCCAGGCCCTCTACTGGCGCTACGACGAGCGCTCGACGCACCTGGGCACGACGCCGATGTTCCACGTCTCCGGGTTCGAGGACTGCGTACTGCCGGTGCTGCTCTCCGGCGGGCACGTGGTGCACATGCGCTCGACCGGGCTGACCGTGGACCGGATCGTCGAGGTGCTGCGCCACCACCGCTGCACCGACGTGTTCCTGCTGCCGGCGACGATCTACCAGTGGATGTCCTGGTCCGAACTCGACCGGATCGACGTGCCGGACCTGCGCCGCGTCGTCACCGGCGGGTCGCCGATCCTGGGCTGGGCCGTCGACCGGATCCGCGGGCGCTTCCCGCAGGTGCGGATGGAGCAGGTCTACGGGCTCACCGAGGGCGGGGCGATGAGCACCGCGATGGACCCGGAGCGCCTCGACGAGCACCGCACCAGCGTCGGGCGACCGCTCCCGCTGACCGAGATCAAGATCGTCGACCCGGCGACGCTGGAGGCGCTGCCCCCGGAGTCCGACGGCGAGCTGTGGACCCGCAGCCCGTCGGTGTGCGGGGTGTACTGGGAGAAGCCCGAGGCGACCGCGGAGACGTTCGTCGACGGCTGGTGCCGCACCGGTGACCTGGCACGGATCACCGCCGACGGGTTCATCTACATCATCGGCCGGACCAAGGACATGATCCTCTCCGGCGGGGAGAACATCTACCCGGCCGAGATCGAGAACGTGCTGGCCGACCACCCGGACATCCAGGAGTCGGCGGTGATCGGCGTCCCGGACCCGAAGTGGGACGAGACGCCGTGCGCGGCCGTCGTCCTCAGCCCCGGCGCCTCCCTGACCGAGGACGACGTGATCGCCTACTGCCGCGAGCGGATCGCCGGCTACAAGCGGCCCCGCTACGTCGTGTTCGTCGACGAGCTCCCGCGCAACGCCAGCGGCAAGATCCTCAAGCGCAGCCTGCGCGACGAGTACGCCCACCTCGGCAGCCCGCCCACCGGCTGA
- a CDS encoding sensor histidine kinase — MVTDDIAHVQRRGRAPGAGTGDGLTEHQLGRLGHRYAGTARGVVGIGTAALAPLAGPPVGVAVCAAVAVLFAAWSVYYVRRMRADAPSPVWLPDLVVVGALCLAQPLLVDPDLVLVQLSWVSPIASLTVAVVQWHLRPVPAVLATLGLTACYVAGAAATASATPLAVFGAAGGAFMLVEAALSRLLWELVRRGGRLADAVMAEGFVQEQAAATEAARRAEQRRHWATVHDTAASTLLMVGFGEVSGREPWFPTQLARDVAALDREREPAGGLGEALARTLARSPLQVRVRIDGPPTPVPLPDVVVRAVDGAVGEALENVRRHAGTGTARLRARQSDEGLRVEVADDGPGFDPDAVPPGRTGLALSIRWRMTEVGGSARVRSAPGQGTEVVLEWPPSPEGTADD, encoded by the coding sequence GTGGTCACCGACGACATCGCGCACGTGCAGCGGCGTGGACGGGCCCCCGGGGCGGGTACCGGGGACGGCCTCACCGAGCATCAGCTCGGACGGCTCGGGCACCGCTACGCGGGGACGGCGCGCGGCGTCGTCGGCATCGGGACCGCGGCGCTCGCCCCGCTCGCCGGGCCACCGGTGGGCGTGGCGGTGTGCGCGGCGGTCGCCGTGCTGTTCGCGGCGTGGAGCGTGTACTACGTCCGGCGGATGCGGGCCGACGCGCCGTCGCCGGTCTGGCTGCCCGACCTCGTCGTGGTCGGGGCGCTCTGCCTGGCCCAGCCGCTGCTGGTCGACCCCGATCTGGTCCTGGTGCAGCTGAGCTGGGTCTCCCCGATCGCGTCGCTGACCGTGGCGGTGGTGCAGTGGCACCTGCGGCCGGTCCCGGCCGTGCTCGCGACCCTCGGCCTGACCGCCTGCTACGTCGCCGGGGCCGCGGCCACGGCGTCGGCGACGCCCCTGGCCGTGTTCGGCGCGGCCGGTGGTGCGTTCATGCTCGTCGAGGCGGCGCTGTCGCGGCTGCTCTGGGAGCTGGTCCGGCGCGGTGGCCGGCTCGCCGACGCCGTGATGGCCGAGGGGTTCGTCCAGGAGCAGGCCGCCGCGACCGAGGCCGCCCGCCGCGCCGAGCAACGCCGGCACTGGGCGACCGTGCACGACACCGCGGCCAGCACGCTGCTGATGGTCGGCTTCGGCGAGGTGTCGGGTCGCGAACCGTGGTTCCCCACCCAGTTGGCCCGCGACGTCGCCGCGCTGGACCGCGAGCGCGAGCCCGCCGGTGGCCTCGGCGAGGCGCTGGCGCGCACGCTCGCGCGGTCGCCGTTGCAGGTCCGGGTGCGGATCGACGGCCCGCCGACGCCCGTCCCGCTGCCCGACGTCGTGGTCCGGGCCGTCGACGGGGCGGTCGGCGAGGCGCTGGAGAACGTCCGCCGCCACGCCGGGACGGGAACGGCCCGGCTGCGCGCGCGGCAGAGCGATGAGGGCCTGCGGGTCGAGGTCGCCGACGACGGCCCCGGGTTCGACCCGGACGCGGTCCCGCCGGGCCGTACCGGGCTGGCGCTGTCGATCCGCTGGCGGATGACGGAGGTGGGCGGGTCGGCCCGGGTGCGGTCGGCCCCGGGGCAGGGCACCGAGGTCGTCCTGGAGTGGCCCCCCTCGCCGGAGGGGACAGCGGATGACTGA
- a CDS encoding response regulator, whose amino-acid sequence MVPGPTPTAVIVDDHPAIVEGVRGWCAAADPPIHVVDAGDSPSVALTGAGADADVVVFDLFLGPTPELAALRALLERGRRVVVYSQDETPESVVRCVEMGVLTYLAKSEGAEHLVAAVHAAVRGERYTGPMLGGVLAGDRRPDRPALSAREREVLLAWFESESKNLVAHRLHLSVKTVDTYITRVRAKYADAGRPASSKAALVARALQDGLVGLGEL is encoded by the coding sequence GTGGTCCCCGGACCCACTCCCACCGCGGTGATCGTCGACGATCACCCGGCGATCGTGGAGGGCGTGCGCGGCTGGTGCGCCGCCGCCGACCCGCCGATCCACGTCGTCGACGCCGGGGACAGCCCGTCGGTGGCGCTGACCGGTGCCGGGGCGGACGCCGACGTCGTCGTGTTCGACCTGTTCCTCGGGCCCACGCCGGAGCTCGCGGCGCTGCGCGCGCTGCTCGAGCGGGGCAGGCGCGTCGTCGTCTACTCCCAGGACGAGACGCCGGAGTCGGTAGTGCGCTGCGTCGAGATGGGCGTGCTGACCTACCTGGCCAAGTCCGAGGGGGCCGAGCACCTCGTCGCCGCCGTGCACGCGGCCGTCCGCGGCGAGCGCTACACCGGACCGATGCTCGGCGGGGTGCTGGCCGGGGACCGCAGGCCGGACCGTCCCGCGCTCAGCGCCCGCGAGCGCGAGGTGCTGCTGGCCTGGTTCGAGTCGGAGTCCAAGAACCTCGTCGCCCACCGCCTGCACCTGTCGGTGAAGACCGTCGACACCTACATCACCCGGGTCCGGGCGAAGTACGCCGACGCCGGACGCCCGGCCTCGTCGAAGGCCGCGCTGGTGGCCCGCGCGCTGCAGGACGGGCTGGTCGGGCTCGGCGAGCTCTGA
- a CDS encoding SurA N-terminal domain-containing protein, translating into MRTRTGKFIAATAIVGALVAGCGSGPSRVDAAAVVGDDTITLAEVQPRITAALGRPELIDSLKTRGFSEADVGRAVVSQMVLHDLLDRAAAEKKIVVRDDEVDRAVAAAGGEEVVAQSAIEPGGAREYVRDQIIATRLAERQVDRLAVTADVAIAQTREEAQRIARALAAGGATAEQALAGASTAQRGLQIRPSTTPQAAATPLIGIPAGDTAMFQLSPEQGWVVVRVTQRNTDAAPAGPAAAGRIDQQTLAEAGIRLLAPTAESAGVTVNPRYGVWDPVMLTVAPDAAQVGEVYPAASAR; encoded by the coding sequence GTGCGCACACGGACGGGGAAGTTCATCGCGGCCACGGCGATCGTCGGAGCGCTGGTCGCCGGATGTGGCAGTGGCCCGAGCCGGGTGGACGCCGCAGCGGTCGTCGGCGACGACACCATCACCCTGGCCGAGGTCCAGCCCCGGATCACCGCGGCGCTGGGCCGGCCGGAGCTGATCGACAGCCTCAAGACCCGCGGCTTCAGCGAGGCCGACGTCGGCCGCGCCGTGGTCAGCCAGATGGTCCTGCACGACCTGCTGGACCGGGCCGCCGCCGAGAAGAAGATCGTCGTGCGCGACGACGAGGTGGACCGGGCCGTGGCCGCCGCCGGCGGCGAGGAGGTCGTCGCCCAGTCGGCGATCGAGCCCGGCGGCGCCCGCGAGTACGTCCGCGACCAGATCATCGCCACCCGCCTCGCCGAGCGTCAGGTGGACCGGCTCGCCGTCACCGCCGACGTCGCGATCGCGCAGACGCGCGAGGAGGCCCAGCGGATCGCGCGGGCCCTGGCCGCCGGAGGTGCCACGGCCGAGCAGGCCCTCGCCGGGGCGAGCACCGCCCAGCGCGGCCTGCAGATCCGGCCCTCGACCACCCCGCAGGCCGCGGCGACCCCGCTGATCGGGATCCCGGCCGGGGACACGGCGATGTTCCAGCTCTCCCCGGAGCAGGGCTGGGTCGTGGTCCGGGTGACCCAGCGGAACACCGACGCCGCGCCCGCCGGCCCGGCCGCCGCCGGCCGGATCGACCAGCAGACCCTGGCCGAGGCCGGTATCCGGCTGCTCGCGCCGACGGCCGAGAGCGCCGGGGTCACCGTGAACCCGCGCTACGGCGTCTGGGACCCGGTGATGCTCACGGTCGCACCGGACGCCGCGCAGGTCGGCGAGGTCTACCCGGCCGCGTCGGCGCGCTGA
- a CDS encoding MazG family protein encodes MPATVVGCPRHAAVLPAAALPALLGAQRVLAGPDVPAELARAAGAEPWDGTDPATLSDTDVLLTTAPAAGDGAIPAPAGTALLDAVAVMDRLRSPGGCPWDAEQTHTSLLRYLVEECYELYQAIEDGDRTEMREELGDVLLQVLFHARVAAESPESPFDVDDVATGLVDKLVGRHPHVFTDSAERVETADAQDLRWDELKRAEKKRESSVDGVATGQPAVALAAKLASRTARAGLPAELLPSGDGAGTELFRLAAHAQIGGGDPEAELRTVARRFDADVRAAERAATADGRDPHALDADDWRRYWPTGR; translated from the coding sequence GTGCCCGCCACCGTCGTGGGGTGCCCGCGGCACGCCGCGGTGCTGCCGGCCGCGGCGCTGCCCGCACTGCTCGGCGCGCAACGGGTCCTGGCCGGGCCGGACGTCCCGGCCGAGCTCGCCCGCGCGGCCGGCGCGGAGCCGTGGGACGGCACCGACCCCGCCACCCTGTCCGACACCGACGTCCTGCTGACCACGGCGCCCGCGGCGGGGGACGGCGCGATCCCGGCCCCGGCCGGGACGGCCCTGCTGGACGCGGTCGCGGTGATGGACCGGCTGCGCTCGCCCGGCGGCTGCCCGTGGGACGCCGAGCAGACCCACACGTCGCTGCTGCGCTACCTCGTCGAGGAGTGCTACGAGCTCTACCAGGCGATCGAGGACGGCGACCGCACCGAGATGCGCGAGGAGCTCGGCGACGTCCTGCTCCAGGTGCTGTTCCACGCCCGGGTCGCCGCGGAGTCGCCGGAGAGCCCGTTCGACGTCGACGACGTCGCGACCGGCCTGGTGGACAAGCTCGTCGGCCGGCACCCGCACGTCTTCACGGACTCGGCCGAACGTGTCGAGACGGCGGACGCGCAGGACCTGCGCTGGGACGAGCTCAAGCGCGCCGAGAAGAAGCGCGAGTCCAGTGTGGACGGCGTCGCGACCGGGCAGCCGGCCGTCGCACTGGCCGCCAAGCTCGCGTCCCGTACCGCCCGCGCCGGTCTGCCCGCCGAGCTGCTGCCCTCCGGCGACGGCGCCGGTACCGAGCTGTTCCGGCTGGCCGCCCACGCCCAGATCGGCGGCGGTGACCCGGAGGCCGAGCTGCGCACCGTGGCCCGCCGTTTCGACGCCGACGTGCGTGCGGCCGAGCGCGCGGCGACCGCCGACGGGCGCGATCCGCACGCCCTCGACGCGGACGACTGGCGGAGGTACTGGCCGACCGGCCGGTGA
- a CDS encoding lytic transglycosylase domain-containing protein, translating into MRNQTLLLCVSRIVLLMIVAAMATGGPPRRYSPPPTSGLGISGEASRDTPLPRTAPLPAGTDVVAWARANAGRADIPERTLRAYANAEIAQRRSNPGCGLSWVTLAGIGSVESNHATYRGADLDDAGRVDPPIIGIALDGSGGTAAIGDSDGGRLDGDSGGDRAVGPMQFLPSTWVTYGADGNGDGVRDPQQIDDAVLGAAKYLCSGGRDTTSGSGWWSGVLAYNASEDYAREVWTAADSYATGGRPVES; encoded by the coding sequence GTGCGGAACCAGACACTCCTGTTGTGCGTCAGCAGGATCGTGCTGTTGATGATCGTCGCGGCGATGGCCACCGGAGGTCCCCCTCGGCGGTACTCACCGCCGCCGACCAGCGGCCTGGGCATCTCCGGTGAGGCGAGCCGCGACACCCCGCTGCCGCGCACCGCGCCGCTGCCGGCGGGCACCGACGTCGTGGCGTGGGCGCGGGCGAACGCGGGCCGCGCCGACATCCCCGAGCGCACGCTGCGGGCCTACGCGAACGCCGAGATCGCCCAGCGGCGCAGCAACCCGGGCTGCGGCCTGAGCTGGGTGACCCTCGCCGGGATCGGCAGCGTCGAGTCGAACCACGCCACCTACCGCGGCGCCGACCTCGACGACGCCGGCCGCGTCGACCCGCCGATCATCGGGATCGCCCTGGACGGCTCCGGGGGCACCGCCGCGATCGGGGACAGCGACGGCGGCCGCCTCGACGGCGACTCCGGCGGCGACCGCGCCGTCGGGCCGATGCAGTTCCTGCCCTCGACGTGGGTGACCTACGGCGCCGACGGCAACGGCGACGGCGTCCGCGACCCGCAGCAGATCGACGACGCCGTCCTCGGCGCCGCGAAGTACCTCTGCTCCGGCGGCCGGGACACCACGAGCGGGTCCGGCTGGTGGAGCGGCGTGCTCGCCTACAACGCCTCCGAGGACTACGCCCGCGAGGTCTGGACCGCCGCCGACAGCTACGCGACCGGCGGGCGCCCCGTCGAGAGCTGA